Proteins found in one Choristoneura fumiferana chromosome 16, NRCan_CFum_1, whole genome shotgun sequence genomic segment:
- the LOC141436262 gene encoding uncharacterized protein isoform X2: protein MVSSDRRVRSKLSGYVNVCAAVCLLLLVGGLSPQSSAAPHRRAKMERHRRATQENNLWGNPCDYAGGSSKSTKAFSYTDVTVVANQARNAFLQAKSYKDNVSQVLYDDPDFDKVVSRYEGLPWLHSDKFKSFMAEEVLPKDKIKFEQTISPEFLNNVVSNIDSHLPSMQKALKMLVASLYAVIENGLNTNYVADVKLQNNLNITMNSVRQVLCVFNEVMDTRNVESIPLLDSEVPNVRAGDRVVNAILIYRDTLLYLDYLSQLMDVWGNQG, encoded by the exons GATACGTCAACGTCTGCGCGGCAGTGTGTCTGTTGTTGCTGGTCGGAGGCTTGTCACCACAGTCGTCGGCGGCGCCGCATCGAAGGGCCAAGATGGAAAGGCACCGGCGAGCTACTCAAGAAAATAATCTGTGGGGGAACCCTTGCGATTATGCAGGAGGG tcATCAAAATCGACAAAAGCCTTTTCATACACGGATGTCACAGTTGTCGCAAATCAAGCAAGGAACGCTTTCTTGCAAGCGAAGTCATACAAAGATAACGTC TCTCAAGTTTTGTACGACGATCCCGATTTCGATAAAGTGGTGTCACGGTACGAAGGCTTGCCCTGGCTGCACAGTGACAAGTTTAAATCGTTCATGGCCGAAGAAGTCTTGCCAAAGGACAAAATTAAATTCGAACAGACAATATCGCCGGAGTTTTTGAATAATGTCGtg TCGAACATAGATTCTCATCTGCCGTCGATGCAGAAGGCTCTCAAGATGCTGGTAGCGAGCTTGTATGCCGTCATAGAGAACGGTCTCAACACAAATTATGTAGCCGATGTCAAGCTTCAGAACAACTTAAACATTACCATGAACAGCGTCAGACAAGTCCTGTgtgtttttaat GAAGTAATGGACACTCGTAATGTAGAATCAATTCCTCTGTTGGACTCGGAGGTACCCAATGTGAGAGCCGGCGATAGAGTAGTAAACGCGATTCTCATATATCGCGACACTTTGCTGTACCTCGATTATCTATCGCAACTCATGGATGTGTGGGGTAACCAAGGCTAA